One region of Streptococcus parasanguinis genomic DNA includes:
- a CDS encoding glycoside hydrolase family 13 protein codes for MELTAIYHRPESEYAYLYMDGQLHIRIRTKKEDIKRIVLHYGDPFIFIEDLYEATKEMDKVTTDDLFDYWQVSVSVSHARIQYLFELEDTAGEKILYGDRGVAAYKKENLDFVMNGFKLPFIHEIDGCAVPDWVAQTVWYQIFPERFANGNPAISPEGVRPWDASIAPTMLDFFGGDLQGIIDHLDYLQDLGITGLYLCPIFESPSNHKYDTIDYFEIDRHFGDKETFRKLVKEAHARGMKIMLDAVFNHIGYDSPQWQDVVKHGEDSIYKDWFHIKKFPVSSENLWNSRDLSYHAFAFAGYMPKLNTANPEVKDYLLKVATYWIEEFDIDAWRLDVANEIDHQFWRDFRKAVLAKKPDLYILGEIWHSSQPWLNGDEFHAVMNYPLSESIKDYFLRGHKETQRFIWEINSQSMYYRQQISEVMFNLLDSHDTERILTTAKGDLQSVKSALAFLYLQRGTPCIYYGTELALIGGPDPDCRRVMPWERVSADNDMLNFMKDLIQLRKEVAGMIQHGKVSLKEVDPDVVAVEWQHEGHLLKAYFNHSRKDFVLERGQADLISLGSISDDRLNIQPNGFVIYRED; via the coding sequence ATGGAATTAACAGCGATTTACCACCGGCCTGAATCGGAGTACGCCTATCTTTATATGGACGGTCAACTCCATATTCGCATCCGGACCAAGAAAGAGGATATCAAACGGATTGTCTTGCATTATGGGGATCCTTTTATTTTTATAGAGGATCTATATGAGGCAACCAAGGAAATGGACAAGGTGACGACCGACGACCTCTTTGATTATTGGCAAGTGTCGGTATCTGTCAGCCATGCACGGATCCAGTACCTCTTTGAATTAGAGGATACAGCGGGAGAGAAGATCTTGTATGGAGACCGGGGTGTGGCAGCCTATAAAAAGGAGAACCTGGACTTCGTCATGAACGGCTTTAAGCTTCCTTTTATCCATGAGATTGATGGGTGTGCTGTTCCGGACTGGGTGGCTCAGACAGTTTGGTATCAGATTTTTCCTGAGCGTTTTGCCAATGGGAATCCAGCCATTTCCCCAGAAGGTGTCCGTCCTTGGGATGCGTCAATTGCCCCTACAATGTTGGATTTCTTTGGTGGAGATTTGCAGGGAATCATCGATCACTTGGACTACTTGCAGGATCTAGGAATTACAGGGCTCTACCTTTGCCCGATTTTTGAATCACCAAGCAACCACAAATACGACACCATTGATTACTTTGAAATTGATCGACATTTTGGTGATAAAGAGACCTTCCGCAAACTAGTGAAAGAGGCTCATGCGCGTGGGATGAAGATCATGCTGGATGCCGTCTTCAACCATATTGGCTATGATTCACCCCAATGGCAGGATGTGGTCAAACACGGGGAGGATTCGATTTACAAGGATTGGTTCCATATTAAAAAGTTCCCTGTCTCCTCAGAAAATCTGTGGAATAGTCGCGACTTGTCTTACCATGCTTTTGCCTTTGCGGGCTATATGCCTAAGCTCAATACGGCTAATCCAGAGGTGAAGGACTATCTCTTGAAGGTGGCGACATACTGGATTGAAGAGTTTGATATCGATGCTTGGCGACTGGACGTGGCCAATGAAATCGACCATCAATTCTGGCGAGATTTCCGTAAGGCGGTCTTGGCTAAGAAGCCAGACCTCTATATCCTCGGAGAAATCTGGCATTCGTCCCAACCTTGGCTCAATGGCGATGAGTTCCATGCGGTGATGAATTACCCCCTCTCTGAAAGTATCAAGGATTATTTCCTGCGAGGGCATAAGGAGACGCAACGCTTCATTTGGGAGATTAATAGCCAGTCGATGTACTACAGGCAGCAGATCTCTGAGGTTATGTTCAACCTCTTGGACTCGCATGATACAGAGCGCATCTTGACGACGGCCAAAGGCGATCTTCAGTCTGTCAAGTCTGCTCTTGCCTTCCTCTACCTGCAACGGGGAACGCCGTGTATCTACTATGGAACGGAGCTAGCCCTCATCGGTGGCCCAGACCCGGATTGCCGCCGTGTCATGCCATGGGAGCGCGTGTCAGCAGACAATGACATGCTAAACTTTATGAAGGACTTGATCCAGCTACGAAAAGAAGTGGCGGGCATGATTCAACATGGTAAAGTGAGTCTGAAAGAAGTAGACCCAGATGTAGTAGCAGTAGAATGGCAGCATGAAGGTCACCTTCTCAAAGCCTACTTTAACCACTCCAGGAAAGACTTTGTCTTAGAAAGAGGACAAGCAGATCTGATCAGTCTTGGGAGCATCTCTGATGATCGATTGAACATTCAGCCAAATGGCTTTGTTATTTATAGGGAAGATTAG
- a CDS encoding GNAT family N-acetyltransferase yields the protein MMNRIVDDQIVLIPYYRNDEISLLWYQDSEVCKQVDNTEQIYDLIKLHKMYDYLTSHGSCYYIQYEGVLVGDVTLQDNSELSIVISKEYQNLQIGRRCISKMIQLAKEKEMVKVTAQIYPFNTQSQRMFLALGFQKVDEKLYEYTLI from the coding sequence ATGATGAATAGAATAGTAGATGATCAGATAGTGCTTATTCCTTATTATAGGAATGATGAGATCTCCCTTCTTTGGTATCAAGATAGTGAGGTTTGCAAACAAGTTGATAATACTGAACAGATTTACGATCTAATAAAACTTCATAAAATGTATGATTACCTAACTTCACACGGATCTTGCTATTATATCCAATATGAGGGTGTGTTAGTTGGAGATGTGACACTTCAAGATAACTCAGAACTTTCTATAGTGATCAGCAAAGAGTATCAAAATTTACAGATCGGAAGACGATGTATTTCTAAAATGATACAGCTGGCCAAAGAAAAAGAGATGGTTAAGGTAACTGCTCAAATTTATCCTTTTAATACCCAAAGTCAAAGAATGTTTTTGGCTTTGGGATTTCAGAAAGTAGATGAAAAGTTGTATGAATATACGTTGATATAG
- the relB gene encoding type II toxin-antitoxin system RelB/ParD family antitoxin, protein MANTKAVNFRADAIFYQKTKEVLADEKISVSDVLNAALRKIANGTVDPREFVSSDLQNTQYQVAFEDLKKEILVGHQEIAQGKVTSVADVRKEFGLD, encoded by the coding sequence ATGGCAAACACAAAAGCAGTTAATTTTCGCGCAGATGCGATATTTTACCAGAAAACAAAAGAAGTACTTGCAGATGAAAAAATTTCTGTGTCAGATGTCCTGAATGCAGCACTTCGAAAAATTGCCAACGGGACTGTGGATCCAAGAGAATTTGTTTCAAGTGATTTGCAGAACACGCAGTATCAAGTGGCTTTTGAGGACTTAAAGAAGGAGATTTTAGTTGGGCACCAGGAAATTGCTCAAGGAAAAGTCACTTCTGTAGCCGATGTGAGAAAGGAATTTGGTCTTGACTAA
- a CDS encoding RDD family protein has translation MRKGETVMKILAINSISFKKRMIELLFDYLFIIAYLALLFLGCMTFYIIFFNGIPEFTEIQSQCLAFFTSVLPITLLFTFLDYTNNGSFGKAKAGLQLVYQKKTVQASLIRNTIKFLPWQLGHMGTIHGVYSEFDVLSISLSISATLLAVLLLAMTMFRKDKRHLGDLLAHTQVQQKGD, from the coding sequence ATGAGAAAGGGGGAGACGGTGATGAAGATTTTAGCAATTAATTCTATTTCGTTTAAAAAAAGAATGATTGAATTACTATTTGATTATCTTTTCATAATAGCTTATTTAGCGCTTCTGTTTTTAGGTTGTATGACTTTTTACATTATTTTTTTTAATGGTATCCCAGAGTTTACAGAAATTCAGTCGCAGTGTCTTGCATTTTTTACCTCTGTTTTGCCAATCACTCTACTTTTTACATTCTTAGATTATACAAATAATGGGAGTTTTGGGAAGGCGAAAGCTGGACTTCAATTGGTTTACCAGAAAAAAACAGTGCAAGCTAGCTTGATTAGAAACACCATTAAATTTTTGCCTTGGCAACTCGGTCATATGGGCACGATACATGGTGTCTATAGTGAGTTTGATGTGTTATCCATTAGCCTCTCTATTTCGGCGACTCTCCTCGCAGTTTTGCTACTGGCAATGACAATGTTTAGAAAAGATAAGAGGCATCTAGGTGACCTGCTAGCCCATACGCAAGTTCAGCAAAAAGGTGACTAG
- the relB gene encoding type II toxin-antitoxin system RelB/ParD family antitoxin → MANTKAVNFRADAMFYQKTKEVLADKKISVSDVLNAALRKIANGTVDPEEFVSSDLQDKQYQVAFEDLKKEILVGHQEIAQGKVTSVADVRKEFGLD, encoded by the coding sequence ATGGCAAACACGAAAGCAGTGAATTTTCGAGCAGATGCGATGTTTTACCAAAAAACAAAAGAGGTGCTTGCGGATAAAAAAATTTCTGTGTCAGATGTCCTAAATGCAGCACTTCGAAAAATTGCTAATGGGACTGTGGATCCAGAAGAATTTGTTTCGAGTGATTTGCAGGACAAACAGTATCAGGTAGCCTTTGAAGATTTGAAGAAGGAGATTTTAGTGGGGCATCAGGAAATCGCTCAAGGAAAAGTTACTTCTGTAGCCGATGTGAGAAAGGAATTTGGTCTTGACTAA
- a CDS encoding alpha/beta fold hydrolase yields MKFHEFGDKNLPPILLIHGGGSSWWNYLRQARILSEEYRVILPTLNGHGEEYQLDYVSTEDSALEILDYIKEHCGGKLFAIGGVSLGGQIAMELLSLDSEIAEKAIIDGSLCIPQPRLAKISIFLVSLFGKLMFSKFSCKLQLSMMNKLYPNLAYPEEIKAYYLEDLPRTSIKTLVTIYKTYMGRYKLKDTISTSKAQVLYIYGEKELNCVKASAKLFQQLHPNTILYEAKGYNHGYLSAYIPQEWIKLVVPFLENNN; encoded by the coding sequence ATGAAATTCCATGAATTTGGTGATAAGAATTTGCCTCCTATCTTGCTGATACATGGCGGTGGCAGTTCTTGGTGGAATTATCTTCGCCAAGCACGGATCTTATCAGAAGAATACCGTGTTATTTTACCTACTTTGAATGGCCACGGCGAAGAATATCAACTTGATTATGTTTCTACGGAAGATTCTGCTTTGGAGATCCTAGACTATATCAAAGAACACTGTGGCGGGAAGTTGTTTGCGATTGGTGGTGTTTCGCTTGGAGGTCAAATTGCTATGGAGCTTTTGTCCTTAGACAGCGAAATTGCTGAGAAGGCCATCATAGACGGAAGCCTCTGTATTCCTCAACCAAGGTTAGCTAAAATCAGCATCTTTCTAGTATCACTATTTGGTAAACTGATGTTCAGTAAATTCTCTTGCAAACTCCAGTTAAGCATGATGAACAAACTCTATCCTAACCTGGCTTATCCAGAGGAGATAAAAGCATATTATTTGGAGGATCTGCCAAGGACGTCTATCAAAACATTGGTGACCATTTACAAAACCTATATGGGGCGTTACAAGTTGAAGGACACAATTTCTACTAGTAAGGCCCAGGTACTGTATATCTACGGTGAAAAAGAATTGAACTGTGTGAAAGCATCGGCGAAATTATTTCAGCAGCTCCATCCCAATACGATCCTGTATGAAGCTAAAGGCTATAACCACGGCTATTTATCAGCTTATATACCTCAAGAGTGGATTAAGTTGGTTGTTCCATTTTTGGAGAATAACAATTGA
- a CDS encoding DUF4336 domain-containing protein, with translation MEVKKYSPLNSLKKIADNLWVVDGEEVLMDFKFFKVPFSTRMTVIRLQNGGLWVHSPTKPNDNLLFEIKQLGEVKHLIAPNVLHYSYIGEWHQLFPEAKVWLASGVQKRARKSGMSLDYGQELSKANWNEEICFTTFEGSFYVKEVVFFHTESSTLILTDLIENIETENLSIFEKLLLKIGDNHYPNGKTPRDLRMTFLFGKKQALKSYHRIKKWEPKNIIISHGPCIVGQAKEMLNQAFSWLEK, from the coding sequence ATGGAAGTCAAAAAATATAGTCCCCTCAATTCCTTAAAAAAGATAGCAGATAATCTATGGGTTGTGGATGGGGAAGAAGTACTGATGGATTTCAAATTCTTCAAAGTGCCTTTTTCAACTAGAATGACAGTTATCCGTTTACAGAATGGTGGTCTTTGGGTGCATTCACCGACTAAGCCTAATGACAATTTACTTTTTGAAATCAAGCAATTAGGTGAGGTGAAACACCTTATTGCACCCAATGTCTTACATTATAGTTATATAGGTGAATGGCATCAACTATTTCCTGAAGCAAAAGTTTGGCTAGCTAGTGGTGTTCAAAAGCGTGCCAGAAAATCGGGAATGAGTTTAGATTATGGTCAGGAATTAAGCAAGGCCAATTGGAACGAAGAAATTTGTTTTACAACATTTGAGGGAAGTTTTTACGTGAAAGAGGTTGTTTTTTTCCATACTGAAAGTTCAACTCTAATTTTAACGGATCTTATTGAAAACATAGAAACAGAAAATTTATCGATTTTTGAAAAGCTACTGTTAAAAATAGGTGATAATCACTATCCAAATGGTAAAACACCAAGAGATTTAAGAATGACTTTTTTATTTGGTAAAAAACAAGCATTGAAGAGTTATCATAGAATAAAGAAATGGGAACCTAAGAATATTATTATTTCTCATGGACCGTGTATAGTTGGACAAGCAAAAGAAATGCTAAACCAAGCGTTCTCTTGGCTAGAGAAATAG
- a CDS encoding type II toxin-antitoxin system RelE/ParE family toxin: MTKLKRYQVFLTDRAKQDLRDIHDYILVNFYSQQAADGKVDLLLSALETLELFPEACPLVSSRGYGDMTNDGKPYRYMPIENYLAFYYMEKHTVYVARILSAKQDLVKIFYK, translated from the coding sequence TTGACTAAGTTGAAACGCTATCAGGTCTTCCTTACAGATAGAGCTAAGCAGGACTTGCGTGATATTCACGACTATATTCTTGTAAATTTTTATAGCCAGCAAGCTGCAGATGGCAAAGTCGATTTGCTATTAAGTGCTCTTGAGACCCTAGAACTCTTTCCAGAAGCCTGTCCTCTGGTATCAAGCCGGGGGTATGGTGATATGACAAATGATGGAAAACCCTATCGTTATATGCCAATAGAGAACTATCTCGCATTTTATTATATGGAGAAGCATACAGTGTATGTTGCTCGTATCCTCAGTGCAAAGCAGGATTTGGTCAAGATTTTTTATAAGTAG
- a CDS encoding ABC transporter permease has translation MNGFLYSLTLQWKLDIRSKSLLVTYYIVPIIFFLLMGGIFTSVMPEMGSTLIQSMIVMSVSMGAFLGLPPSLIETYGSDIKKIYKANGVPIHLGLVTIVLSAFVHLIMTCIVILLLAPILFKASLPSQFPLFFLALAIYIFVSLSIGSILGLTVKNQAKLTMIAQLVFLPSIMLSGIMFPITLLPDFLQAIGRLFPASWGYRLMLDHGFGLENLWYLILVSCIAIISSILLLNKQKSN, from the coding sequence ATGAATGGTTTTTTATATAGCCTAACATTACAGTGGAAATTGGACATACGAAGTAAGTCTCTCTTGGTTACTTACTATATTGTACCGATTATTTTCTTTCTTCTCATGGGTGGTATTTTTACTTCCGTTATGCCTGAAATGGGTAGCACACTTATACAGTCAATGATTGTCATGAGTGTTTCAATGGGAGCCTTTCTCGGTTTACCGCCTTCCTTGATTGAAACATACGGAAGCGACATAAAAAAGATTTATAAAGCAAATGGTGTGCCTATTCATTTAGGATTGGTGACCATAGTTCTCTCTGCCTTTGTTCATTTGATAATGACTTGCATAGTGATCCTACTACTTGCTCCAATTTTATTTAAAGCAAGTCTACCAAGTCAATTTCCCTTATTCTTTCTCGCGCTTGCCATCTACATTTTTGTATCGTTGAGTATCGGAAGTATACTGGGCCTTACTGTAAAAAATCAAGCAAAGCTGACCATGATAGCGCAACTTGTATTTTTACCCTCAATTATGCTCTCAGGAATCATGTTTCCCATCACCTTACTGCCTGATTTTCTTCAAGCAATCGGGCGTCTTTTCCCCGCTTCTTGGGGATACCGCTTGATGCTAGATCATGGTTTTGGTCTTGAAAATCTTTGGTATCTGATTCTTGTATCTTGCATTGCAATAATATCATCTATCCTCCTGTTGAATAAACAAAAATCTAACTAG
- a CDS encoding MerR family transcriptional regulator, with protein sequence MMAKYRAIPEGFMTVGELAKKMGITIRTLQYYDKEGLLSPSAESEGGRRLYTDKDLVLLHQILSLKSLGFSLKDIKGRLISLKTPDDVANALTEQADTIRKNIEQLKDSLVAIEQLKAEVLQIQTVNFKKYADIIVNLQMKNDSYSLIKRFDDNTLDQIRSRFDKKSGLDFMDRLNRLSDQIVELQKENVPAESEQSQQVVKEYWGLIMEFTNGDMSMLPKLMEVGTIDTASNAWEEKQKIVNDYIGPALQVYFSRLGTNPFEEVEP encoded by the coding sequence ATGATGGCTAAATATAGAGCAATTCCGGAAGGATTTATGACAGTGGGGGAACTTGCTAAGAAAATGGGCATTACCATCCGTACTCTACAATATTACGATAAAGAGGGGCTACTTTCCCCATCGGCAGAAAGTGAGGGAGGTCGCAGGCTCTATACCGATAAAGACTTAGTGTTACTCCATCAGATATTGTCTTTAAAATCATTAGGTTTTTCTCTCAAGGATATAAAGGGGCGTTTGATCTCTTTGAAAACACCTGATGATGTTGCCAATGCTCTTACAGAGCAAGCAGATACTATTCGTAAAAATATTGAACAACTTAAGGATTCTTTAGTCGCAATAGAGCAGTTAAAGGCAGAAGTTTTACAAATACAGACGGTCAATTTTAAGAAGTATGCAGACATCATCGTCAATCTACAGATGAAGAATGACTCCTACTCTCTCATTAAGCGCTTTGATGATAATACACTCGACCAGATACGCAGTCGATTTGACAAGAAAAGCGGACTTGACTTTATGGACAGATTGAACCGCCTAAGTGATCAAATCGTAGAGCTTCAAAAAGAAAACGTACCAGCTGAAAGCGAACAAAGCCAACAGGTTGTGAAAGAATACTGGGGCTTGATTATGGAGTTTACAAATGGTGATATGAGCATGCTTCCTAAGTTGATGGAAGTTGGTACTATTGATACCGCCTCAAACGCTTGGGAAGAAAAGCAAAAAATCGTCAATGATTATATAGGACCCGCCCTACAAGTCTATTTTTCAAGGCTTGGAACAAATCCTTTTGAGGAGGTAGAACCATGA
- a CDS encoding DUF443 domain-containing protein produces MDLKFKYSNIAVFRIVEYNNKKFILDSTSIKGKTYFLGWLPKKVTANMVELSPSNDSFEIRSKTRLGTSTIAIMVQPLVGISYRFMKKAFISWGVSQQIILKLGIFAFSMLLSYLMAVWYGKRAKRTFDSRIPKDSKSYCLVFEPKGKRMIDWYITVVANIVCLSFFIGTNNGTEGALFIVNGLISWFGFVIMRMPQIPEYYKTLSLIKIEELSKEK; encoded by the coding sequence ATGGATTTAAAATTTAAATATTCGAATATAGCAGTTTTTAGAATCGTTGAGTATAACAATAAAAAATTTATTTTAGATTCTACTTCGATAAAAGGAAAAACCTATTTCTTGGGTTGGCTTCCCAAGAAAGTTACTGCAAATATGGTTGAGTTATCTCCTTCCAATGACAGTTTTGAAATAAGATCTAAAACTCGGTTAGGAACATCTACAATAGCCATTATGGTTCAACCACTGGTCGGTATTTCCTATAGGTTCATGAAAAAGGCGTTTATCAGCTGGGGAGTCAGTCAACAAATTATTTTGAAATTAGGTATATTTGCTTTCTCTATGCTTTTATCCTATCTAATGGCGGTTTGGTATGGAAAACGTGCCAAACGGACATTTGACTCGAGAATTCCTAAAGATAGCAAATCATACTGTCTTGTTTTTGAACCAAAAGGGAAACGAATGATCGATTGGTATATCACAGTAGTGGCCAATATTGTTTGTTTGAGTTTTTTTATCGGAACTAATAATGGAACTGAAGGGGCATTATTTATTGTGAATGGCCTTATATCGTGGTTCGGTTTTGTGATCATGAGAATGCCACAAATCCCAGAGTACTATAAAACCTTATCTTTGATTAAAATTGAGGAGCTTTCAAAAGAAAAATGA
- a CDS encoding type II toxin-antitoxin system RelE/ParE family toxin: MTKLKRYQVFLSDRAKQDLRDIHDYILVNFYSQQAADGKVDLLLSALETLELFPEACPLVSSRGYGEMTNDGKPYRYMPIENYLAFYYMEKHRVYVARILSAKQDWVKIFYK, encoded by the coding sequence TTGACTAAGTTGAAACGTTATCAGGTCTTTCTTTCAGATCGTGCTAAGCAGGACTTGCGTGACATTCACGACTATATTCTTGTGAATTTTTATAGCCAGCAAGCTGCAGATGGCAAAGTCGATTTGCTATTGAGTGCTCTTGAGACCCTAGAACTCTTTCCAGAAGCCTGTCCTCTGGTATCAAGCCGGGGCTATGGTGAGATGACGAATGATGGAAAACCCTATCGTTATATGCCAATAGAGAACTATCTCGCATTTTATTATATGGAGAAGCATAGGGTGTATGTTGCTCGTATCCTTAGTGCAAAGCAGGATTGGGTCAAGATTTTTTATAAGTAG
- a CDS encoding GNAT family N-acetyltransferase: MNRIVDDQITLIPYYRNDEISLLWYQDSEVCKQVDNTDQIYDVTKLHKMYDYLSSHGSCYYIQYEGVLVGDVTLQDNSELSIVISKEYQNLHIGRRCVSEMIQLAKEKEMVKVTAQIYPFNTQSQRMFLALGFQKVDEEWYEYKLI; encoded by the coding sequence ATGAATAGAATAGTAGACGATCAGATAACGCTTATTCCCTATTATAGAAATGATGAGATCTCCCTTCTTTGGTATCAAGATAGTGAGGTTTGCAAACAAGTGGATAATACTGATCAGATTTACGATGTAACAAAACTTCATAAAATGTATGATTACCTATCTTCACATGGTTCTTGCTATTATATCCAATATGAGGGAGTGTTAGTTGGAGATGTGACACTTCAAGATAATTCAGAGCTTTCTATAGTGATCAGCAAAGAGTATCAGAATTTACATATCGGAAGACGATGTGTTTCTGAAATGATACAGTTGGCCAAAGAGAAAGAAATGGTTAAGGTAACTGCTCAAATTTATCCTTTTAATACTCAAAGTCAAAGAATGTTTTTGGCTTTGGGATTTCAGAAAGTAGATGAAGAGTGGTATGAATATAAGTTGATTTAG
- a CDS encoding DNA/RNA non-specific endonuclease, giving the protein MVTKRFLKNVIVAMVSVFMSLAIVQGAQAQQTGLDYQSLHLLPFNGSKQLVLGDFDHLGRATSAHIQLQDKDEPKKKREPRLNYNPVGWHNYKIAYGNKGKKAWLFHRGHLIGYQFSGLTDEGKNLVPLTAWTNTGNYKGTADSNVEGMLYYEKRLDSWLATHPNYWLDYKVTPVYTGDELIPRQVTLQYVGIDRDGNLLPIHLSSPKESVDAYGITTVTLDNYSKNATIDYLKGTAKPSLVPTEPSSQPQPASPSVETKPSQAPQPSQPAVPAQPVQPVEPVAPTRQLAPVVYVARNGSADVYWYSKDSMPRNTNFAKVVEMSEEQALSLGKRHTSKE; this is encoded by the coding sequence ATGGTTACAAAACGGTTTTTGAAAAATGTTATTGTTGCGATGGTCTCGGTTTTTATGTCCTTGGCCATTGTTCAAGGGGCTCAAGCTCAGCAAACGGGCCTCGATTACCAGAGCCTTCATCTACTGCCTTTTAATGGCAGTAAGCAGCTTGTACTGGGGGATTTTGATCATTTAGGTCGTGCGACCTCAGCCCATATTCAGCTTCAGGACAAGGATGAGCCAAAGAAAAAAAGAGAACCACGTCTCAACTATAATCCGGTTGGCTGGCACAATTATAAGATTGCTTATGGAAACAAAGGGAAGAAGGCCTGGCTGTTCCATAGAGGGCATCTGATTGGCTATCAGTTTAGCGGTCTGACCGATGAAGGGAAAAATCTGGTTCCTCTAACTGCCTGGACCAATACGGGGAATTATAAAGGGACAGCGGATAGTAATGTGGAGGGCATGCTCTACTACGAGAAACGACTCGATAGCTGGCTGGCCACCCACCCCAATTATTGGCTGGATTATAAGGTGACGCCTGTCTATACGGGGGATGAATTGATCCCTCGGCAGGTGACCTTGCAATATGTAGGAATTGATCGAGATGGCAACCTTCTGCCTATCCATCTAAGTAGTCCCAAAGAGTCGGTAGATGCTTATGGGATCACCACTGTTACCTTGGATAACTACTCTAAGAATGCGACTATTGACTATCTGAAGGGGACAGCCAAGCCATCTTTAGTGCCGACGGAACCAAGTAGTCAACCACAACCAGCCAGTCCTTCTGTAGAGACGAAACCAAGTCAAGCCCCTCAACCGAGTCAGCCAGCAGTGCCTGCACAGCCAGTTCAACCTGTAGAGCCTGTAGCGCCAACTCGTCAACTAGCTCCAGTTGTTTATGTGGCCAGAAATGGGAGTGCTGATGTTTATTGGTATTCTAAAGATAGCATGCCACGAAATACCAACTTTGCGAAAGTAGTTGAAATGTCAGAAGAGCAAGCGCTCAGTCTTGGAAAACGGCATACAAGTAAGGAATGA
- a CDS encoding ABC transporter ATP-binding protein translates to MKNAIEVSGLKKSYGSNMVLSGLDFQIKQGEIFALLGVNGAGKTTTLECIEGLRKYDEGTIVVNGKTGIQLQFSSLPVHIKPMEAIKLFAKWNHTYIDDAMLKALGIKEIEQSQYIELSTGQKRRLHLALALISNPDIIFLDEPTAGLDVEGRLSLHEQIRKLKSQEKTIVLASHDMAEVETLCDRIAILNSGKIVFCGTPSELTDRLGRKYFIHLKTRDGEESFETDTIEDSLISLLEECKQKNIQILDIKVDRGTLEQHFIEMARRGLE, encoded by the coding sequence ATGAAAAACGCAATAGAGGTTTCTGGATTAAAGAAAAGTTATGGTAGCAATATGGTTCTTAGTGGTCTCGATTTTCAAATCAAACAAGGAGAAATCTTTGCTCTGCTCGGAGTGAACGGAGCTGGTAAAACAACAACGCTTGAATGTATCGAAGGTCTGAGAAAATATGACGAAGGCACTATCGTTGTAAATGGGAAAACCGGAATTCAACTACAGTTCTCCTCTCTACCCGTCCACATCAAACCAATGGAAGCCATAAAGCTCTTTGCAAAATGGAATCATACATACATTGATGATGCTATGCTAAAGGCCCTTGGAATAAAAGAAATTGAACAGTCGCAATACATAGAATTATCCACCGGTCAAAAAAGGAGATTACATCTTGCTCTTGCACTTATCAGTAACCCGGATATTATTTTTCTCGATGAACCGACAGCGGGACTTGATGTTGAAGGACGACTATCTCTCCATGAACAAATCCGAAAGCTCAAATCACAGGAAAAGACAATCGTCTTGGCAAGCCACGATATGGCCGAAGTTGAAACCCTATGTGACCGCATTGCTATTTTGAATAGTGGAAAGATTGTCTTTTGTGGTACTCCTTCAGAACTGACAGACAGGTTGGGAAGAAAATATTTCATCCATTTAAAGACCCGGGACGGAGAGGAATCTTTTGAAACAGATACGATCGAGGATAGCTTAATTTCATTATTGGAAGAATGCAAACAGAAAAATATCCAGATATTGGATATCAAGGTTGATCGTGGCACACTGGAGCAGCATTTCATTGAAATGGCAAGGAGGGGTTTGGAATGA